From a region of the Etheostoma cragini isolate CJK2018 chromosome 22, CSU_Ecrag_1.0, whole genome shotgun sequence genome:
- the LOC117937650 gene encoding ras-related protein Rab-18 encodes MEDDTLTTLKILIIGESGVGKSSLLLRFTDDTFDPEQAATIGVDFKVKTITVDGNKAKLAIWDTAGQERFRTLTPSYYRGAQGVILVYDVTRRETFAKLDIWLNELETYCTRNDLVKMLVGNKIDRENHELDRAEGLKFARKHSMLFIEASAKTRDGVQCAFEELVEKIIQTPGLWQSESHGRGVQLSDEDAGGGSCGGYCSLV; translated from the exons ATGGAAGACGATACACTAACGACGCTGAAAATATTGATAATAGGAGAAAGTGGTGTTGGGAAGTCCAG CCTGCTCTTGAGATTCACAGATGACACATTTGACCCAGAGCAGGCAGCAACAATAG GTGTGGACTTCAAAGTGAAGACCATAACTGTGGACGGTAACAAGGCAAAGCTGGCGATATGG gacactgcaggacaGGAGCGCTTCCGGACCCTGACGCCTAGCTACTACCGTGGCGCCCAGGGAGTCATCCTGG TGTATGATGTCACGCGACGGGAAACCTTTGCCAAGCTTGACATATGGCTCAATGAGCTGGAGACGTACTGTACAAGGAACGACCTCGTGAAAATGCTAGTGGGAAACAAGATCGATAGG GAAAACCACGAGCTAGACAGGGCCGAAGGGCTGAAGTTTGCACGAAAACATTCCATGCTTTTTATAG AGGCGAGTGCGAAGACCAGAGACGGTGTTCAGTGTGCATTTGAGGAGCTGGTGGAGAAGATAATCCAGACGCCCGGTTTGTGGCAGAGTGAGAGCCACGGCCGAGGAGTCCAGCTCAGCGACGAAGACGCCGGTGGTGGAAGCTGCGGCGGCTACTGCTCCCTGGTCTAG